A single genomic interval of Natronolimnobius sp. AArcel1 harbors:
- a CDS encoding cell division protein FtsZ, with protein MQLEVIGVGGGGCRLAAAIRAWEADTPQSFVLDTFAFDTDTDTLASLPETVPEDNRYRYGDGVNHGLNGNLQRGLELGTEHVDELERQLDAGNPSIADGFLVAIGLGGATGGGTAPALVSSLKRLYDAPVYVLATLPAACELEERDDSLVVEDVVADAADTSDSPATAAADQRGAASESAAEASDTKDTAGSAVAASNDGDTATDGITIAETRPLADENATQTLAQLEGLADAIICFDNEAWLKTGESLADGRVRLNEAFATRVGKFFAATGDAGEGRAQPATTPEAETIIDANDVARILGSRSSIVSIGYGTQQVDAPGGGSLLGLGFGPDIGPQLFAEDEAVETAAAYSAVETVIQKALYGKHTLECEAADADRALVIVGGPPAWLNRQAITDGRRTVESATETDELLGGDAPRPDGDSVFALVAFAGDTLRERLEERTASISSD; from the coding sequence ATGCAACTCGAGGTGATCGGCGTCGGCGGCGGGGGGTGTCGCCTCGCCGCGGCGATCCGTGCGTGGGAGGCGGACACACCGCAGTCGTTCGTCCTCGATACGTTCGCGTTCGATACCGATACTGACACGCTGGCGTCACTGCCGGAGACAGTTCCCGAGGACAACCGCTATCGCTACGGCGACGGCGTCAACCACGGACTCAACGGCAACCTCCAGCGCGGGCTCGAACTCGGCACCGAACACGTCGACGAACTGGAACGCCAACTCGACGCTGGGAACCCGTCGATTGCGGATGGCTTTCTCGTCGCCATCGGCCTCGGCGGTGCGACCGGCGGCGGCACTGCACCCGCGCTCGTCTCGAGTCTGAAACGTCTCTACGATGCCCCGGTGTACGTCCTCGCGACGCTGCCAGCCGCCTGCGAACTCGAGGAGCGCGACGACTCGCTCGTCGTCGAAGATGTCGTTGCTGATGCAGCCGACACCAGTGACTCGCCCGCGACTGCGGCGGCGGACCAACGTGGCGCAGCCAGCGAATCGGCGGCTGAGGCCAGTGACACCAAGGACACTGCTGGCAGTGCAGTCGCAGCGAGCAATGACGGTGACACCGCTACCGACGGGATCACAATCGCAGAGACACGCCCACTCGCCGACGAAAACGCGACACAGACACTCGCACAACTCGAGGGACTAGCGGATGCGATCATCTGTTTCGATAACGAGGCGTGGCTGAAAACGGGCGAGTCGCTGGCCGATGGGCGGGTGCGACTCAACGAGGCGTTCGCAACCCGTGTCGGGAAGTTTTTCGCTGCAACTGGCGATGCGGGCGAGGGGAGGGCACAGCCAGCCACGACTCCAGAGGCGGAGACGATTATCGACGCGAACGACGTGGCGCGGATTCTGGGCTCGCGGAGTTCGATCGTCTCGATTGGCTACGGCACGCAGCAGGTCGACGCCCCCGGTGGCGGCTCGTTGCTCGGGCTTGGTTTCGGTCCTGACATCGGTCCGCAACTGTTCGCCGAGGACGAAGCTGTCGAGACCGCCGCAGCCTACAGCGCCGTCGAGACAGTGATCCAGAAGGCACTGTACGGCAAGCACACCCTCGAGTGCGAGGCGGCTGACGCTGATCGGGCGCTGGTGATTGTTGGTGGTCCGCCAGCGTGGCTCAACCGGCAGGCGATCACCGATGGGCGACGGACCGTCGAATCGGCGACTGAAACCGACGAACTCCTCGGTGGTGACGCACCGCGACCGGACGGTGACTCGGTCTTCGCACTCGTCGCGTTTGCCGGCGACACCCTTCGCGAGCGTCTCGAGGAGCGAACTGCGTCGATCTCATCGGACTGA
- a CDS encoding AAA family ATPase, whose product MPRQRLLVYCGLPGVGKSAASAYTADQCSATRYRTDEIRKQLFADPEYTAEETEATYDELFARTRSDLEAGETVVCDATFRSQQLRARAADLADAIGVGFDIVHVTCDSDVVIDRIESRSCTDSVSDADVRVYKLVRDSFEPIERDHVVIDNSSTLEETYEQIDRSILAMSNA is encoded by the coding sequence GTGCCCCGTCAACGACTCCTCGTCTACTGTGGCCTGCCTGGGGTTGGGAAGTCGGCAGCCTCTGCCTACACTGCAGATCAGTGTTCGGCAACGCGCTACCGGACCGACGAAATCCGCAAACAGTTGTTTGCCGACCCGGAGTATACCGCCGAGGAAACTGAAGCGACCTACGACGAACTGTTCGCACGTACTCGCAGCGACCTCGAGGCCGGTGAGACCGTTGTCTGTGATGCAACCTTTCGCTCACAACAGTTGCGAGCGCGTGCGGCCGACCTCGCCGACGCTATCGGCGTTGGCTTCGATATCGTCCACGTCACCTGCGATTCTGACGTTGTTATCGACCGCATCGAGAGTCGCAGTTGCACGGACTCCGTCAGCGATGCCGACGTCCGCGTCTACAAACTTGTCCGTGACTCGTTCGAACCGATCGAACGCGACCACGTCGTCATCGACAACTCCAGCACGCTCGAGGAGACCTATGAACAGATCGACCGCTCGATTCTGGCAATGAGCAACGCATAG
- a CDS encoding HD domain-containing protein, which translates to MTTIKDSIHDYIELDPTAEALLDTAAMQRLRTIRQLSTVQLVYPSANHTRFEHSLGVYHLASRAVSRLEVDESLADRLRAAALVHDVGHGPFGHQTEAAIERHVGRHHDEIEWLLADSEIGNVLEEHGLELEAVAATVDGRGPLGELVSGSLDVDRMDYLVRDAHHTGVPYGTIDHARLLYALRIVDGELALEAGNVATAESALIARTLMNATVYRHHVSRIAGAMLDRASERLLADGHIDPDRFARLTDAELLATFADYEPTADMATRIRERDLYKRAIWARRQDVPDRFAGLEYDRTRGLEREIADLAGVDPSAVIVDSPSEPSSPESRARLVVDGELQRLEERSSLVAGLDACAREIWRLGVYAPEPVLDDVQAAAATVLETDAVVVP; encoded by the coding sequence ATGACTACGATCAAAGACAGCATTCACGACTATATCGAACTGGACCCGACCGCCGAGGCGCTGCTCGATACGGCGGCGATGCAGCGACTGCGGACGATCCGACAGCTAAGTACCGTTCAACTCGTCTACCCCTCGGCGAATCACACCCGCTTCGAGCACAGCCTCGGCGTCTATCACCTCGCCTCGAGAGCCGTTTCCCGACTCGAGGTCGATGAGTCTCTCGCTGATCGCCTTCGGGCCGCAGCACTCGTCCACGATGTCGGCCACGGTCCCTTCGGCCACCAAACTGAGGCCGCCATCGAGCGTCACGTCGGGCGTCATCACGACGAAATCGAGTGGTTGCTCGCCGACAGCGAGATTGGGAACGTTCTCGAGGAACACGGCCTTGAGCTCGAGGCTGTCGCAGCCACGGTCGACGGCCGTGGCCCACTCGGTGAACTCGTCTCGGGCTCGCTCGACGTAGATCGGATGGATTACCTCGTGCGCGACGCCCATCACACTGGCGTTCCCTACGGGACAATCGACCACGCGCGCTTGCTCTACGCCCTGCGCATCGTCGACGGCGAACTTGCACTCGAGGCGGGCAACGTTGCGACAGCTGAGAGCGCGCTGATCGCCCGGACGCTGATGAACGCAACGGTCTATCGCCATCACGTCTCTCGGATCGCCGGTGCAATGCTCGACCGGGCGAGCGAGCGATTGCTCGCAGACGGCCACATCGACCCGGATCGATTCGCCCGGCTCACCGACGCAGAACTGCTCGCGACGTTCGCCGACTACGAGCCAACGGCTGATATGGCGACTCGAATCCGTGAGCGCGACCTCTACAAACGAGCCATCTGGGCGCGCCGACAGGACGTTCCCGACCGATTCGCCGGCCTCGAGTACGATCGAACACGCGGCCTCGAGCGCGAAATCGCCGATCTCGCAGGCGTCGACCCGTCAGCGGTTATCGTTGACAGTCCGTCGGAACCGAGTTCGCCCGAATCTCGCGCCCGACTTGTTGTCGACGGCGAACTGCAACGACTCGAGGAGCGCTCGTCACTGGTCGCTGGTCTCGATGCCTGTGCTCGAGAAATCTGGCGACTTGGTGTCTATGCACCAGAGCCTGTACTCGATGACGTCCAGGCAGCAGCAGCGACGGTACTCGAGACGGACGCGGTTGTTGTGCCGTAG
- the endA gene encoding tRNA-intron lyase, translated as MSLEGRFDEDAGVVRVGGDARQRYHDSRGYGYPLERNEIELAPVEAAHLLYRGDLAAVTTTDGERLEFQSFIAREPGDAFGVRFLVYADLRSRGFYLSPAAEPWIDDPPEDAVDFAVFPRGNGPGDGVIEYPLRVIGERTDVPAADLEEAVYAIVDEESEITYFDVSRHEPTGSSNPDVSLPDNAEADLLADRVVVWDPPLSLYERTFYGQPLEGREYDRPTLQCSLLEAAYLTERGALDLDPETVRARGREVEGERFDRRLAVYTHLREQAVVPKTGYKFGADFRTYANVDSVEELDHSELLVRVHPAAYVFEPRDLSLDVRLAHGVRKTMVFALVEDASAGSGDPTIDWWSIERLTP; from the coding sequence ATGTCACTCGAGGGGCGATTCGATGAGGACGCGGGCGTCGTCCGCGTCGGGGGCGATGCACGCCAGCGCTATCACGATTCGCGGGGCTATGGCTACCCGCTCGAGAGAAACGAGATCGAACTGGCACCCGTTGAGGCGGCGCATTTGCTCTACCGCGGCGACCTTGCGGCGGTGACCACTACCGACGGCGAGCGACTCGAGTTTCAGTCGTTCATCGCACGCGAACCCGGTGACGCCTTCGGCGTCCGCTTTCTGGTCTATGCTGATCTACGCTCTCGTGGCTTTTATCTCTCGCCAGCGGCCGAACCGTGGATCGACGACCCGCCCGAGGACGCTGTTGACTTTGCCGTGTTCCCACGCGGCAACGGCCCCGGTGACGGCGTGATTGAGTACCCACTGCGGGTAATTGGCGAGCGCACCGACGTTCCAGCCGCCGATCTCGAGGAAGCCGTCTACGCAATCGTCGACGAAGAAAGTGAGATTACGTACTTCGACGTGAGTCGCCACGAGCCGACCGGATCGTCAAACCCCGACGTTTCGCTGCCCGACAACGCCGAAGCCGATCTGTTGGCGGACCGCGTCGTCGTCTGGGATCCGCCGCTGTCGCTGTACGAACGGACGTTTTACGGCCAGCCACTCGAGGGACGGGAGTACGACCGGCCAACGCTCCAGTGTTCACTGCTCGAGGCAGCGTATCTCACGGAGCGTGGGGCGCTCGATCTGGACCCCGAAACGGTTCGGGCGCGCGGCCGTGAGGTCGAAGGCGAGCGCTTCGACCGCCGGTTGGCCGTCTATACGCACTTGCGAGAACAGGCTGTCGTCCCGAAGACGGGCTATAAGTTCGGTGCGGATTTCCGAACCTATGCGAACGTCGACTCGGTCGAGGAGTTAGACCACTCCGAGCTACTGGTTCGTGTTCATCCCGCAGCCTACGTCTTCGAGCCGCGAGACCTCTCGCTCGACGTGCGATTGGCCCACGGCGTACGCAAGACGATGGTGTTTGCACTGGTCGAGGACGCTAGTGCCGGATCGGGCGACCCCACTATCGACTGGTGGTCGATCGAGCGATTGACGCCCTAA
- a CDS encoding DUF4129 domain-containing protein: MGSESKTGDDAVATSPTASPDWGQFGLVLVAIAILALAAVAIPALGGGTLGFGGDDREADGPSALPSLFDGDGEQRSDGSGDSSALERSGNEGDESDDESGDETETDEGDEPNDQEADGDEVDPESDDWDSEGELPDDSTEDNDNGDIDDSLEDAPDSEGENGDGDWADGDERESDAFGEADEGGDEFGDAADGDDVDDGEFDDAPAADDESGDDVTDEFDPDDDTDGEHESDTPLEDDTDGDDPNSGDTDDGDDAGERTDGDEFADDDVDSDDIDEGDGVETGDETAGDDDETADDETGDVEATDDTGEETTAGDEEAATDGDEEITDDDDAEETVTDDTDEDSSEDAGSGTYDYALEPDPSPGTTVAVTVTENGDPVVGETVTFNGEPIGTTDSSGTVSGEVPYTQTLEVDTPGAQGDQSQDVRESLARGAPGASGDGARQFAPVRQDEPANETGTVIEMETNTTLAVDGPAVPGGDVTLAAAVNDHPIPDGTVVVVDGTEVGSTDANGTAQITLPDSDGNTTVAVERDEITAKRTIDVQAPTLAVEERVPLPGRTVDATLEHGDEPVENATVLVDGEEAGTTGADGTAAVQLPVASEATLGATVGGTTTETVIDGLYRNAALVALGAVSLVLAGLWLLRRRFGVSASSVRSLPARVADLVRRAGALFQSLGRWLVDAVVRLAHGLEAAGQWLAARLRDAGDALARAGRWLAALPRALATQGLTALAAIHPRRLYRLLVGALRSLLRSSKQRVEAAASSASQGRSAPSAGSTETDADSRTLRTLWREFVRLVRPPRLRTQTPGEIGRHAIKRGFPEPPVRTVVETFRDAEYGETPPSDSRLEQVQSAVRTVAGDDDGDDESDGTDSDDTETDENRHSEEGQP; this comes from the coding sequence ATGGGATCTGAATCGAAAACAGGTGACGACGCAGTGGCGACGAGCCCGACAGCAAGCCCCGATTGGGGGCAGTTCGGGCTCGTTCTCGTAGCGATTGCCATCCTCGCGCTTGCGGCGGTTGCAATTCCTGCATTGGGCGGTGGTACACTGGGTTTTGGCGGTGATGACCGCGAAGCGGATGGGCCATCGGCGCTGCCCTCGCTGTTCGACGGCGATGGCGAGCAGCGCTCGGATGGATCAGGTGACAGCTCCGCACTCGAGCGCTCCGGTAACGAAGGCGACGAATCAGACGACGAGTCGGGTGATGAAACGGAGACAGATGAGGGCGACGAGCCGAACGACCAGGAAGCAGACGGCGATGAAGTCGACCCAGAAAGTGACGACTGGGACAGTGAGGGCGAACTACCGGACGACAGCACAGAGGACAACGACAACGGCGATATTGACGACTCCCTCGAGGATGCGCCCGATAGCGAGGGTGAAAACGGTGATGGGGACTGGGCGGACGGTGACGAGCGCGAATCAGATGCGTTTGGTGAGGCAGACGAGGGAGGTGACGAGTTCGGAGACGCTGCTGACGGTGACGACGTAGACGACGGGGAGTTCGATGACGCCCCAGCGGCAGACGATGAATCGGGCGACGACGTCACAGACGAGTTTGATCCGGATGACGACACCGACGGTGAACATGAGAGCGACACCCCACTCGAGGACGACACCGACGGTGACGATCCAAATTCGGGTGACACGGATGACGGAGACGACGCCGGAGAACGCACCGACGGTGACGAATTCGCCGACGATGACGTTGACAGCGACGACATCGATGAAGGCGACGGAGTGGAGACAGGTGACGAGACGGCGGGCGATGATGACGAAACTGCAGATGACGAGACTGGCGACGTAGAAGCGACTGACGATACTGGCGAGGAAACAACGGCTGGCGACGAAGAAGCAGCAACTGACGGTGATGAGGAAATAACCGATGACGATGACGCCGAGGAAACAGTAACTGACGATACTGACGAAGACTCGAGCGAGGATGCCGGATCCGGAACCTACGACTACGCACTCGAGCCCGACCCGTCGCCCGGCACGACCGTCGCAGTCACCGTCACGGAAAACGGCGACCCAGTTGTCGGCGAAACAGTCACGTTCAACGGCGAACCGATTGGAACGACCGATAGCTCCGGAACTGTCTCCGGCGAGGTGCCATACACTCAGACGCTCGAGGTCGATACGCCCGGCGCACAGGGCGATCAGAGCCAGGACGTCCGCGAATCGTTGGCTCGAGGTGCCCCAGGCGCATCAGGTGACGGGGCGAGACAGTTCGCACCGGTTCGACAGGATGAACCCGCGAACGAGACGGGAACGGTCATCGAGATGGAGACGAACACGACCCTCGCAGTCGATGGCCCGGCGGTTCCCGGTGGGGACGTAACGCTCGCTGCTGCGGTCAACGACCACCCAATTCCGGACGGGACAGTCGTCGTCGTCGACGGCACCGAAGTCGGCTCGACGGATGCCAACGGAACGGCACAGATTACGCTGCCAGACTCAGACGGAAACACGACCGTCGCCGTCGAGCGCGATGAGATCACCGCCAAGCGAACGATCGACGTACAAGCGCCGACGCTTGCCGTCGAAGAGCGCGTTCCGCTTCCCGGCCGAACCGTCGATGCAACTCTCGAGCACGGTGACGAGCCGGTCGAGAACGCGACAGTGCTTGTCGACGGGGAGGAAGCGGGGACGACCGGCGCTGACGGGACGGCAGCCGTCCAACTCCCTGTCGCAAGCGAGGCGACGCTCGGCGCGACGGTTGGCGGGACGACGACGGAGACCGTCATTGACGGCCTTTACCGGAACGCCGCGCTCGTCGCGCTCGGTGCAGTCAGCCTCGTGCTCGCCGGTTTGTGGCTGCTTCGGCGCCGATTCGGCGTTAGCGCCTCGAGTGTGCGCTCACTACCAGCAAGAGTCGCCGACCTCGTCCGGCGCGCGGGCGCGCTGTTCCAGTCACTCGGACGCTGGCTCGTCGACGCCGTCGTCAGGCTCGCGCATGGACTCGAGGCCGCCGGCCAGTGGCTCGCCGCCCGACTTCGGGACGCCGGAGACGCGCTGGCTCGAGCGGGGCGCTGGCTTGCGGCGTTGCCACGGGCGCTTGCCACGCAGGGACTGACTGCGCTCGCGGCGATACATCCCCGACGACTGTACCGGCTGCTCGTCGGCGCGCTTCGGTCACTCCTGCGCTCGTCAAAACAGCGCGTCGAAGCCGCGGCCTCGAGTGCGAGTCAGGGTCGATCCGCGCCGAGTGCTGGCAGCACCGAAACCGACGCGGACAGCCGGACGCTTCGGACGCTCTGGCGGGAGTTCGTCCGACTGGTCCGACCACCGCGGCTGCGGACGCAGACCCCCGGCGAGATCGGCCGCCATGCAATCAAGCGTGGCTTTCCCGAGCCACCGGTCCGAACCGTCGTCGAGACGTTCCGAGACGCCGAGTACGGCGAGACACCACCATCAGACTCACGACTCGAGCAGGTTCAATCGGCGGTTCGGACGGTCGCAGGTGACGATGACGGTGACGACGAGAGTGATGGGACAGACTCCGACGACACCGAAACCGACGAAAATCGACACAGCGAGGAGGGACAGCCATGA
- a CDS encoding PhnD/SsuA/transferrin family substrate-binding protein — protein MNPAEETIDIEIQYQPLFDRIEEEFDVEIEGEPTSSYSGTLEELDRAGEGDAILADTSPNAVPLLGPDVVDVVGMREQHGAEQYFGTIVTTADSGITDISDLEGESIATGDAGSVSGGVAPLWILQDAGLDIGNAAQGGSAEDFEWRGGVAHDLAVEELIEDDTIMAAGAGGFASLPHVPADQIESDFPEVADISAEMANAGSRDPELRLIGASPPIPRAPILVNTQWEDDIRYEIEEFMLELETEDLDHDAFDLADALDLDLPEGLLEDYNDPDADADPDEYDLDEDQQDDWDNFDDHTLWFTDIIDADHDDYEPIREFAEDLGIELEEMG, from the coding sequence ATGAATCCTGCCGAGGAAACGATCGATATCGAAATTCAGTATCAGCCGCTGTTTGACCGCATCGAAGAGGAGTTCGACGTCGAAATCGAAGGTGAGCCAACATCGAGTTACTCGGGAACACTTGAGGAACTCGATCGCGCCGGTGAAGGCGATGCAATTCTCGCTGATACGTCGCCAAATGCTGTTCCATTGCTCGGCCCCGATGTTGTCGACGTTGTCGGCATGCGCGAGCAACACGGCGCAGAGCAGTACTTCGGAACGATTGTCACCACGGCCGATAGCGGCATTACGGACATCTCCGACCTCGAGGGTGAATCGATTGCGACGGGCGATGCTGGCTCGGTGTCGGGCGGCGTTGCACCACTGTGGATTCTGCAAGATGCCGGTCTTGACATCGGCAACGCTGCACAGGGTGGCAGTGCCGAAGACTTCGAATGGCGTGGCGGTGTCGCACACGACCTTGCCGTTGAGGAATTGATCGAAGACGATACGATCATGGCAGCCGGTGCAGGCGGATTCGCATCACTGCCACACGTTCCAGCTGACCAGATCGAATCGGACTTCCCAGAAGTCGCTGATATCTCTGCAGAAATGGCCAATGCTGGCTCGCGTGACCCAGAACTTCGCCTGATCGGTGCCTCGCCACCGATCCCACGTGCACCGATTCTCGTCAACACGCAGTGGGAAGACGATATTCGATACGAAATCGAGGAGTTCATGCTCGAACTCGAGACGGAGGACCTCGATCACGATGCGTTCGACCTCGCCGATGCGCTCGACCTGGATCTTCCTGAGGGCCTGCTCGAGGATTACAACGATCCGGATGCGGATGCCGATCCCGACGAGTACGACCTCGACGAGGATCAGCAAGATGACTGGGACAACTTCGACGACCACACGCTGTGGTTTACGGACATCATCGACGCTGACCACGACGACTACGAGCCGATTCGTGAGTTCGCCGAGGATCTCGGTATCGAACTCGAGGAGATGGGATAA
- the phnE gene encoding phosphonate ABC transporter, permease protein PhnE yields MTDATDSNRQEPATDGGTDRSARLESAGPEINEQFENIRQTRRQRALGWLVGTAALAFVLLQGLAATEFFDDGTEFTWSHFSGRMGDYFPLTDYGGIPFLDVGRYWEFIWANDLIYDSDIGGLLFQFPPSGADLYAFLFQELGMFAIFGEAGITLAMGLVGTILGFPIALLFSILGSERVTPFPINFIFRGIMSFIRAIPAIIWALIFVALVGLGAAAATLAIALNTIGNLGRLFVEELEELEEGPIEAMQMTGANKSQIVFFGMLSQVKTSFIAWTLYIFEINVRAAVTVGVIGAGGLGAVVAAQENFFNFANMMATLIVIFVLIFLVELFSQRLRARLRSDEEKMGWRELIVGMPNRFADSLTK; encoded by the coding sequence GTGACTGACGCGACTGACAGCAATCGTCAGGAGCCAGCGACTGACGGTGGTACCGATAGGTCGGCGCGACTCGAGTCTGCTGGACCGGAGATCAACGAACAGTTCGAGAACATCCGACAGACACGCCGTCAGCGTGCACTGGGCTGGCTTGTCGGTACAGCGGCACTCGCGTTCGTCTTGCTTCAGGGGCTTGCAGCGACTGAGTTCTTCGACGATGGAACAGAATTCACTTGGAGTCACTTCTCGGGCAGGATGGGCGATTACTTCCCGCTCACGGATTACGGCGGGATTCCGTTTCTCGATGTCGGCCGGTACTGGGAGTTCATCTGGGCCAACGACCTCATCTACGACAGCGACATCGGTGGCTTACTCTTTCAGTTCCCGCCAAGCGGTGCTGATCTCTACGCGTTCCTCTTCCAGGAACTGGGGATGTTCGCAATCTTCGGTGAGGCTGGCATCACACTCGCGATGGGGCTGGTCGGAACGATTCTTGGCTTCCCGATCGCGTTACTGTTCAGTATCCTCGGCTCTGAGCGCGTGACGCCGTTCCCGATCAACTTCATCTTCCGCGGAATCATGTCCTTTATCCGCGCTATCCCGGCGATTATCTGGGCGCTGATTTTCGTTGCCCTCGTCGGCCTCGGCGCTGCAGCCGCGACGCTTGCAATTGCGTTGAACACCATCGGCAACCTCGGCCGTCTCTTCGTTGAGGAACTCGAGGAACTCGAGGAAGGGCCTATCGAGGCGATGCAGATGACCGGCGCGAACAAATCCCAGATTGTCTTCTTCGGGATGTTGAGCCAGGTCAAAACCTCGTTTATCGCCTGGACGCTGTATATCTTCGAGATCAACGTTCGGGCCGCGGTGACCGTCGGTGTGATCGGTGCCGGCGGACTCGGTGCAGTCGTTGCTGCACAGGAGAACTTCTTCAACTTCGCGAACATGATGGCGACGCTGATCGTCATCTTCGTCCTCATCTTCCTCGTCGAACTGTTCAGTCAGCGCCTTCGCGCTCGACTGCGCTCTGACGAAGAGAAGATGGGCTGGCGCGAACTCATCGTCGGCATGCCCAACCGCTTTGCCGACTCCCTGACGAAGTAA
- a CDS encoding phosphonate ABC transporter ATP-binding protein: MSKIVVDNLRKTYGDTVALDDISFEVPAGEFVIILGVSGSGKSTLLRCLSSLTKPTAGEVVIDGEPMVRPRPELAMIFQQHNIIGDMSAYSNALSGGINRCSFTESVLQLQDLEEKQRALEALDTVGLLDDAEKKARRMSGGQQQRVGIARALTQQPEVLLADEPVASLDPGSAQDVMQYLHHAATERELTTFISLHQVNIARKYGQRFIGLHNGQKVFDGYRDELTLDVIDTIYGDIDTEGMFVQTDDGPANPADENNETGATL, translated from the coding sequence ATGAGCAAAATTGTCGTTGACAATCTGAGAAAAACGTACGGGGACACCGTTGCACTTGACGATATTTCGTTTGAAGTGCCGGCCGGTGAGTTCGTTATTATCCTCGGCGTTTCTGGCTCTGGGAAATCAACACTCTTGCGCTGTCTGTCGTCACTGACGAAGCCAACCGCTGGTGAGGTCGTGATCGATGGAGAGCCCATGGTCCGGCCACGTCCAGAGCTGGCAATGATTTTCCAGCAGCACAATATCATCGGTGACATGAGCGCCTACTCGAACGCACTATCGGGTGGAATCAACCGCTGCTCGTTCACCGAGAGCGTCCTTCAACTGCAGGATCTCGAGGAAAAACAGCGCGCGCTCGAGGCGCTCGATACGGTCGGCTTACTCGATGACGCCGAAAAGAAAGCGCGACGAATGAGTGGGGGCCAACAACAACGTGTTGGCATTGCCCGTGCGCTGACACAGCAACCCGAAGTGTTGCTCGCTGACGAGCCGGTTGCAAGTCTCGATCCTGGGAGTGCACAGGATGTGATGCAGTATCTCCATCACGCGGCAACCGAACGGGAGCTAACGACATTTATCAGTCTTCATCAGGTCAACATCGCCCGGAAGTACGGCCAGCGATTTATCGGCCTCCACAACGGTCAAAAAGTCTTTGATGGCTATCGGGATGAGCTGACACTTGACGTTATCGACACAATCTATGGCGATATTGACACCGAGGGAATGTTCGTACAGACTGACGACGGACCGGCGAACCCTGCCGATGAAAACAACGAAACGGGGGCCACACTGTGA
- a CDS encoding endonuclease NucS domain-containing protein translates to MIDDAIRVLAGDCTVITEGVEREEYRGRMTTVVKPDNTVLVHDRDGYQPVAWLTRADSVSSERSDGFTLVAKKDTQTLRIAAHEQDGFAHYPVSAAGPLVGTCPDCDGALVRSKGVHCVDCGTRYGVPADATIQTDQSHCDCGLPRMRVERGLAFNVCLDRDCESLDAAVKEAFDREWDCPEADCDGDLRILRRGGLIAGCEHYPECDTGFAMPAGVIDGDCGCGLPTFDARSGTRCLDATCEQLHRNTLEPEEVPSDD, encoded by the coding sequence ATGATCGACGACGCGATTCGCGTGCTCGCGGGCGACTGTACCGTCATTACTGAGGGCGTCGAACGCGAGGAATACCGCGGCCGCATGACGACAGTGGTCAAGCCGGACAACACCGTCCTCGTCCACGACAGGGACGGCTACCAGCCCGTTGCCTGGCTAACGAGAGCCGACAGCGTCTCGAGTGAGCGTTCGGACGGATTTACCCTCGTGGCGAAAAAAGACACCCAGACGTTGCGGATCGCCGCACACGAACAGGATGGCTTCGCGCACTATCCAGTCTCGGCTGCGGGTCCGCTCGTCGGCACGTGTCCGGACTGTGACGGCGCGCTCGTGCGCTCGAAAGGGGTCCACTGTGTCGACTGTGGCACCCGCTATGGCGTGCCGGCGGATGCGACGATTCAGACCGACCAGAGCCATTGCGACTGTGGATTGCCGCGTATGCGTGTCGAACGCGGTCTCGCGTTTAACGTCTGTCTCGACCGTGATTGTGAGTCACTCGACGCCGCCGTCAAAGAAGCGTTCGACCGCGAATGGGACTGCCCAGAAGCCGACTGTGACGGCGACCTGCGAATCCTTCGCCGAGGCGGCCTCATCGCTGGCTGCGAACACTATCCCGAATGTGACACCGGTTTCGCCATGCCCGCTGGCGTAATCGACGGCGACTGTGGCTGTGGCCTTCCGACGTTCGATGCGCGCTCTGGCACTCGCTGTCTCGACGCTACCTGTGAGCAACTTCATCGCAACACACTCGAGCCAGAGGAAGTCCCAAGCGACGACTGA